The Carassius gibelio isolate Cgi1373 ecotype wild population from Czech Republic chromosome B22, carGib1.2-hapl.c, whole genome shotgun sequence genome window below encodes:
- the LOC127987482 gene encoding ceramide synthase 1-like, whose protein sequence is MDPDHDGSSSDGMEMETMPGYMELVTRAYSVMFSALRDCEVCGLELSRRTLLDHAYITWMEIFMFFMCAVMWTKVRKGLTVYIFEPFGQWCCIQPKDVSKMPESAWKLVFYTMSWSYSTYLLFFTSYSFFQNPPSVFYDWKSGMSVPTDITIAYLIQGSFYGHSIYATIYMDAWRKDSLVMVVHHFITLALITFSYAFRYHNIGILVLFLHDINDIQLEFTKINVYFKTRGGKEYLINDVLSNMGAISFSITWFWFRLYWFPLKVLWASCVTSIQSVPHIPFYFFFNILLFALLLMNIYWFLFIVLFVVKALTGQMTEVNDVREYEDEDLKEKKDTNDQMSTEGKHVQNGISKKKHL, encoded by the exons ATGGACCCCGATCATGATGGTTCCTCCAGCGATGGCATGGAGATGGAGACCATGCCTGGCTATATGGAGCTCGTCACTAGAGCATATTCAGTCATGTTCAGTGCCTTAAGAGACTGTGAAGTCTGCGGGCTGGAGCTGTCCAGAAGAACCTTGCTGGATCATGCCTACATAACCTGGATGGAGATCTTCATGTTCTTCATGTGCGCGGTCATGTGGACGAAGGTGCGCAAGGGACTGACCGTGTACATCTTTGAG CCCTTTGGACAATGGTGTTGTATCCAACCAAAAGATGTCTCAAAGATGCCGGAGAGTGCTTGGAAGCTGGTCTTCTACACAATGTCATGGTCATACAGCACCTACCTTTTGTTTTTCACTAGCTATTCCTTCTTTCAAAACCCCCCATCTGTGTTTTACG ACTGGAAGAGTGGGATGTCGGTTCCCACTGATATCACGATAGCTTACCTAATCCAGGGCAGCTTCTATGGCCACTCCATATATGCCACCATTTACATGGACGCCTGGAGGAAGGACTCCCTTGTCATGGTGGTGCATCACTTTATCACTCTGGCCCTGATCACATTCTCCTATGCCTTCAG ATACCACAACATTGGCATTCTCGTTCTCTTTCTTCATGACATCAATGACATTCAGTTGGAATTCACCAAGATCAACGTTTACTTCAAGACTCGGGGAGGGAAAGAGTACCTCATCAATGATGTCCTGTCCAACATGGGGGCTATTAGTTTTAGCATCACATG GTTTTGGTTCCGTTTGTACTGGTTCCCCCTCAAAGTGCTGTGGGCCTCCTGTGTCACCAGCATCCAGTCGGTTCCCCACATCCCTTTCTACTTCTTCTTCAACATACTCCTGTTTGCCCTGCTCCTCATGAACATCTACTGGTTCCTG tTCATTGTGCTGTTTGTGGTGAAGGCCCTGACGGGCCAGATGACGGAGGTAAATGACGTCCGGGAGTACGAGGATGAGGACCTAAAGGAGAAAAAAGACACTAATGATCAGATGTCTACCGAAGG GAAACACGTGCAGAATGGGATCAGCAAGAAGAAACATCTATAA